AAAAGGCCGTCCGATGGCATCACCAGCAACATAGGTTTGATAACTCCCTGATCGATCAGCACCTGAGCGGTTCGATGAACAGCGCCTTTGGCTGTCCAGGCCCAATGACTACCATATACGCCATGCAGCAGAATAACAACGGGAATATTCAGGCTGTGTTCAGAGCCTTTCGGCTGAAAAACGGTCAGGTCGGCTCGGCGTTTCAGGGCATTGCTTTTGACGGTAATCAATTGCAATCCGGTCTGTTCGGCCAACTCGGTGGTAAAAAAACGGCTCATTAGTTGAATACAATAACGCCTTTGGCATTTTTGCCCGCGTGCATATCGGCAAAAGCCTGATGCAAATCCGTCAATGGATAGGTTCGGGTCACCATCTGATCGAGTAATAAATCACCTTTGGCGTATAGATGCTGTAAAATGGGGAAGTCGATTCGGGGACGGCATTTTCCGTATAAAGGATTGATATAGAGCTTGTCCCACTCAAACAGATTCATGTCGATCTTGATTTCCTGCTCGATACCGCTGACTTGAACGGCTACCCCCGCATTACGAACCATAGCCAGGGGAGCAGCCCCTAAGGCCGGAATGGCCGTGCATTCAAAGGCATAATCGGCCCCGCGCCCATTGGTCATGGATTTGACCTGCAACGCTGCCTGAGCTAGCCCTTCGTCGGCTTTATCGGCCAAGACCGTATCGGTAGCGCCATAGACACGGGCCATTTCGAGCCGTAATGGGTTCACATCGATGGCAATGATCGGGTTGGCTCCGGCAATACGGGCTCCCTGAATCACATTGAGGCCAACTCCTCCAGTACCTAGCACCACAACCGAACGGCCGGGTTTGACCTGGGCTGCATTGACTACCGAGCCATAGCCTGTCATAACACCACAGCCTACAATGGCCGCTGATGCAAAGGGCATCTCGACCTGAATCTTTACACAAGCGGCTTCGCGAACCAGCGCGTATTCGGCCATAGTGCCCAGGCCAAAGGCACGTTCAATGGGCATACCTTTATACTGCGTCGACGCAAGCGTAGCGTGGCCACCACTCACTTTATTGCCTGCTGTTACGGCTGAATTTCGCTCACAGATATGCTGATTGCCTTCCTGACACTGGAAACATTCATAACACGGTATGGCCCAGTTCAGCATGACCGGATCGCCGGGTTGTAAGCTGCGTACCTGACTACCCGTTTTGACCACTACGCCAGCTCCTTCATGGCCCATAACCAGTGGTTTGGCCCAGGATTGAGAATCCCAGTCGGTGTGGCAGATGCCAGCCGCTTTGATTTGTATGAGCACTTCGTCGCCCTGTGGGTCGGCAATTGAAATGGGTTCGATGGAGTAGCTACCGTTTCCATCAGCGATGGCGGCTTTGCATTCAGTCATAGGTGAAGGGGGGACTAGCTGGTAAAGGAGGTAAAAATCGGCCTTTCCCGGTTTATAAAGAAAGAATAACCGGGTTGATACTGCTTTCAATTCTCGTTCCAGGTAGAAAGTTCATGTTGTCAGGTGGCCGTATTGATTCGGAAAATGTCTGGCCAGAACGCTCGCTATTTATTGAGCCTTTATGAGTAACTTGTTGCCACGCCTGTGCCTAAGCTTACGGCAAAAAATATCCACAAACCTTTCCGTTGATCTGACTATTCCGACCGTTGTGACGAACCGTTTACTGCTGTTTTTTCTGGGATTTACGCTGAACCTTCAGGCGCAATCGACTGATTCGTTGCTAAAGCAACTCCGAACTGCCCGGCCCGATACGTTGCGGGTACGGGTATTGTATGAACTGGGATACACCTACTGGCTTAGCGGGAATGATTCGCTGGCGGTTTTGTACTGTAGCCAATCGGCAAAGCTGGCCAAACAACTTGCTTTTTTACCCGGCGAAGGGAAAGCCCGACTGCAATTGGTGCGTATTGAAGCTGACCGAATGGTCGATTTTGACGGCGGATTTACACAGATTGATACCGTTCTGCAGATAGCCGCTAAGTTGAGAGACCGGCATATGGAAGCGGTAGCCTACATCCGCAAAGCGCAGTTGCTGGAAACCAACCTGACTCGCCAGCGGGAAATTATGCCCCTTTTCGATAAAGCGCAGAGAATCTTTACCGAACTGGGAGAGAAGTCGTGGCAGGGTACGGTATATGGCGAAAAAGCGCAGTTCTTCGCCCGGACCGGGAATTTCAGCAAGGCCATTGCGTTTTTTCTAAAAGCTCGTCAGCTTCAGGAAGAAGCCAATGACCTGGCGGCTCTTCGATCAACATTGCCGAACCTTGGTGTAGCCTATGCTGCGCTAGGGTTGTATCAGGAAGCGTTGACAACATTCGACGAGGCCGAACGGGTTGCTAAACAGCGAAACGATAAGGTGCTGGAGGCTTTCTTATTGAATCAACGGGCCGAAATACTCGAAAAACAGGGCCATTACGATGCCGCTTTAGGGGTTTTGGCAAAAGCTGTAGCCATCCATAAAGCGACGAAGGCCGCCTACTGGCTACCCAAAACCTACCTTCGAATGGGTAGGGTATATATCAAACAGAAGCAATTCGATAAAGCCTTAACCTATACCCAGCTGGGCGATAAGTTGTTTCAGGATGTGACCGAATCAGACGATTTCCTGGATCATCTGGTTCAAATCAATTATGCGAAGATTTACCTGGCTCAGCACCAGTACCAGCGGGCTGTTACGTATGCCACCGAAGGGTTGACATGGGCTGATGAGTCTGATCCGCCGTTACTGGCCGAAACGTCAGAATACCATTCGATTCTGGCCCAGGCTTACGAAGGAATCGGTCAGTTGGATAAGGCATTGCTGCATTATAAAAAATACAAAGCGGATTCAGACTCACTGCTCAACCGAGAATCGGTTCAGAAAGCCACCGCTTCGGCCATGAATTATACATTTGATAAGCAGCGGCAACAGGCCCAACTAAATCTACAAACACTAACCAACGATAAATTGACCCAGGCTCGTAAT
This window of the Spirosoma aerolatum genome carries:
- a CDS encoding tetratricopeptide repeat-containing sensor histidine kinase — protein: MTNRLLLFFLGFTLNLQAQSTDSLLKQLRTARPDTLRVRVLYELGYTYWLSGNDSLAVLYCSQSAKLAKQLAFLPGEGKARLQLVRIEADRMVDFDGGFTQIDTVLQIAAKLRDRHMEAVAYIRKAQLLETNLTRQREIMPLFDKAQRIFTELGEKSWQGTVYGEKAQFFARTGNFSKAIAFFLKARQLQEEANDLAALRSTLPNLGVAYAALGLYQEALTTFDEAERVAKQRNDKVLEAFLLNQRAEILEKQGHYDAALGVLAKAVAIHKATKAAYWLPKTYLRMGRVYIKQKQFDKALTYTQLGDKLFQDVTESDDFLDHLVQINYAKIYLAQHQYQRAVTYATEGLTWADESDPPLLAETSEYHSILAQAYEGIGQLDKALLHYKKYKADSDSLLNRESVQKATASAMNYTFDKQRQQAQLNLQTLTNDKLTQARNFLIAISVLTTLLAGLIFWSNRKLKSKNEELVIKNQEIEDALFKGQYIERKRVASELHDNLNTKLAALRWRMEAWDVAEYSEEDRVMHEGMVQMLEDVYSDVRLISHNLLPTELQTHGLASALQKLTDKLNFNPSMQFLLNISGTEKRATAKIESELYYIALELVNNSIKHSQANQVRIDLEQQPKKIRLTVRDNGVGFSPTSQANGIGMRNITARVETLKGRYKLESSPGNGACIGIEVPA
- a CDS encoding alcohol dehydrogenase catalytic domain-containing protein, which gives rise to MTECKAAIADGNGSYSIEPISIADPQGDEVLIQIKAAGICHTDWDSQSWAKPLVMGHEGAGVVVKTGSQVRSLQPGDPVMLNWAIPCYECFQCQEGNQHICERNSAVTAGNKVSGGHATLASTQYKGMPIERAFGLGTMAEYALVREAACVKIQVEMPFASAAIVGCGVMTGYGSVVNAAQVKPGRSVVVLGTGGVGLNVIQGARIAGANPIIAIDVNPLRLEMARVYGATDTVLADKADEGLAQAALQVKSMTNGRGADYAFECTAIPALGAAPLAMVRNAGVAVQVSGIEQEIKIDMNLFEWDKLYINPLYGKCRPRIDFPILQHLYAKGDLLLDQMVTRTYPLTDLHQAFADMHAGKNAKGVIVFN